Sequence from the Aquificaceae bacterium genome:
CTTTTTATAATCTTTGTGGTTGTGACGCTCTTTCTCTTTGCTTATCAAGCATATCTTATCTTTTTTACTCCTCAACCCGCACCCCAAACACAAGAAAAGATAGAAGAAAAACCTCAAAATGTGCCTTCTCTCCTTCTTGGCACTAAAAGAGAAGCTCAAAAGCCACAGACTCTTAAGACCTTTGATTTTGAAAAGTTTACCCTCACGCTTGCCGAGGAAGGTGCCCGTGTTGTAAAACTTGTGGATAAAAGGTATCAAAAGGACTTGATAACAGAAGAGGAAAAAAGACTTCACATATACCCCCTTGAAGTTTTTACTGGAGACCCAGAGGTTGACACTTTGCTAAATTTCTCTCCCTATGAGATAACTTCAGAAGGAAATAGGATAATCGCCACTCTAAAAGGTGAGACCTTTGAACTTAAGAAAATTCTTGAGTATAAGGGTGATTACTTTATTCTTAGACTGGAAAGCAAGGGACTACCTTCCCTTTTTGTCAACCCTGGCATGCGTGTAAAGGAGGATGACTTCTTTACTCATTCTGGTCCTGTATTTAAGATAGGTGATAGAGTAGAAAGGCTTGAACCTAAGAAGATAGAAGGTAGAGAACTTATAACGGGGGACATAAGGTTTGCCGGAGAAGAGAGCAGGTATTACTTTAAGGGTTTTGTTGGAGATATAAACGCTGTTGCGATTTATAGACTGCAGGGACGAGAGACTATAACCTTAGTCAACACCAAAGATGAGCTTATCTTCTATGCAGGTGCAAAAGAGTATTCAAGGCTGAGGGGTATTGGGCTTTCTGATGTTATAGACTTTGGCACTCTTAGGCTTATTGTTAAGCCACTCTTTGTGTTTATGTATTGGATATACGAACATCTTCACTCTTGGGTTTTTTCCATAGTTGCGCTAACTCTGATAATAAGGCTTTTGATGTTCCCTCTTACCTACAAAAGCACTGTAGCCATGAGTAAGATGGCAGAGCTTGCTCCCAAGATGCAGGAGCTAAGGGAAAAATACAAAAACGACCCTGCAAAGTTCCAAGAAGAGATGATGAAGCTATACAGTGAAGTGGGCTTTAATCCCCTGTCAGGATGTCTTCCTATCCTTCTTCAAATACCCATATTTTTTGCTCTTTACAAGGTTCTTACCATAACCGCAGACCTTCAGCTTGCAAGCTTTCTCTGGATTCCAAGTCTTGCACAAAAGGACCCTTATTACATCTTACCTATACTTATGGGTGCTACCATGATAGCACAGCAGTTTATTATCCCAAGTCCAGAGAAATCACAAAACTACATAATGATAATAGTCTCTGTGGTCTTTACTCTTCTCTTTGCCAGCTTTCCTGCAGGGCTTGTCCTATACTGGACG
This genomic interval carries:
- the yidC gene encoding membrane protein insertase YidC, translated to MERKDLDLRGLFIIFVVVTLFLFAYQAYLIFFTPQPAPQTQEKIEEKPQNVPSLLLGTKREAQKPQTLKTFDFEKFTLTLAEEGARVVKLVDKRYQKDLITEEEKRLHIYPLEVFTGDPEVDTLLNFSPYEITSEGNRIIATLKGETFELKKILEYKGDYFILRLESKGLPSLFVNPGMRVKEDDFFTHSGPVFKIGDRVERLEPKKIEGRELITGDIRFAGEESRYYFKGFVGDINAVAIYRLQGRETITLVNTKDELIFYAGAKEYSRLRGIGLSDVIDFGTLRLIVKPLFVFMYWIYEHLHSWVFSIVALTLIIRLLMFPLTYKSTVAMSKMAELAPKMQELREKYKNDPAKFQEEMMKLYSEVGFNPLSGCLPILLQIPIFFALYKVLTITADLQLASFLWIPSLAQKDPYYILPILMGATMIAQQFIIPSPEKSQNYIMIIVSVVFTLLFASFPAGLVLYWTLNNIFNIGQTYIIKKLTFKDKPSQPHRKKGKKK